A portion of the Juglans microcarpa x Juglans regia isolate MS1-56 chromosome 1D, Jm3101_v1.0, whole genome shotgun sequence genome contains these proteins:
- the LOC121234639 gene encoding phospho-2-dehydro-3-deoxyheptonate aldolase 2, chloroplastic-like produces the protein MFETRFCRGKNCFFHPLVPLNLTVSLNLTVFSSRSLRSSLPHPPFSPQSLFSLNPPPRTAHRQRPQQATATSPRRPPPPFHPHHQPTYSLVPTSAKAYDTKPLITRISAVHAAEPLTKQSTLPVAASNLKWTVETWKSKTALQLPEYPDQKELDSVLQTIEAFPPIVFAGEARHLEEKLAEAAVGNAFLLQGRDCAKSFKEFSANNIRDTFRVLLQMGAVLMFGGQMPIIRVGRMAGQFAKPRSAPFEERDGVKLPSYKGDNINGDAFNEKSRIPDPQRLIRAYCQSAATLNLLRAFATGGYAAMQRISEWNLDFAEHSEQGDRYAFLNLSWFHFSTLNVSLSSFNFWYLTIFNEPGSLRENLKHSLERVYPKNRRKDIIVLVHSLVFCEYHAY, from the exons ATGTTTGAGACACGTTTTTGCAGAGGAAAAAACTGCTTTTTCCATCCACTTGTACCGCTTAACTTGACTGTTTCGCTTAATTTGAct GTTTTCTCATCTCGTTCCCTCCGGTCATCTCTCCCCCATCCCCCTTTCTCTCCGCagtccctcttctccctcaacccTCCGCCGCGCACAGCCCATCGCCAACGGCCCCAGCAGGCCACTGCGACCTCACCTCGACGGCCACCCCCTCCTTTTCACCCCCATCACCAACCCACTTACTCTCTGGTTCCCACTTCCGCCAAAGCGTACGACACCAAGCCCCTGATCACTCGCATCTCGGCTGTCCATGCTGCCGAGCCCTTGACCAAGCAGTCTACGCTGCCCGTCGCGGCATCGAATTTGAAATGGACGGTGGAGACCTGGAAGTCCAAGACTGCGCTGCAGCTCCCGGAGTACCCGGACCAGAAGGAGCTGGACTCGGTGCTCCAGACCATCGAGGCCTTCCCTCCCATCGTTTTCGCTGGCGAGGCGAGGCACCTGGAGGAGAAGCTGGCCGAGGCGGCCGTGGGCAATGCGTTTCTCTTGCAAGGAAGGGACTGCGCCAAGAGTTTCAAGGAGTTCAGTGCGAATAACATAAGGGACACCTTCAGGGTGCTTCTTCAGATGGGTGCGGTTCTTATGTTTGGTGGTCAAATGCCTATCATTAGG GTTGGGAGAATGGCGGGTCAGTTTGCGAAACCCAGATCGGCTCCATTTGAGGAGAGGGATGGTGTGAAACTGCCGAGTTACAAAGGAGACAACATAAATGGAGATGCTTTTAACGAGAAATCAAGGATTCCAGACCCCCAGAGATTGATAAGGGCTTATTGCCAATCCGCGGCGACTCTGAACCTTCTTAGGGCCTTCGCCACTGGAGGATATGCTGCAATGCAGAGGATTAGCGAATGGAATCTTGATTTTGCTGAGCACAGTGAGCAGGGAGATAGGTATGCTTTCTTAAACCTATCTTGGTTTCATTTCTCCACACTAAATGTGAGCTTGTCAAGTTTTAACTTTTGGTACTTGACAATATTCAACGAGCCTGGATCATTGCGTGAAAATTTGAAGCATAGCCTAGAACGTGTGTACCCAaaaaacaggagaaaagatATCATTGTGCTTGTTCATAGTCTGGTGTTTTGTGAGTACCATGCCTATTAG